The proteins below come from a single Nocardioides eburneiflavus genomic window:
- a CDS encoding protein meaA yields the protein MSESGGRKDRPWVMRTYAGHSTAEASNALYRTNLAKGQTGLSVAFDLPTQTGYDPDSPLSRGEVGKVGVPVPHLGEMRKLFSGIPLTEMNTSMTINAVAMWMLAMYQVVAEEQNPDLSPEEVAAQLAGTTQNDIIKEYLSRGTYAFPPEASMRLIADMIAYTVHQIPKWNPINICSYHLQEAGATPTQELAYALSTAIAVLDEVKESGQVSDDDFETVVGRISFFVNAGVRFVEETCKMRAFVQLWDEITRERYGVQDPKMRRFRYGVQVNSLGLTEAQPENNVQRIVLEMLGVTLSKNARARALQLPAWNEALGLPRPWDQQWSLRLQQVLAFESDLLEYDDIFDGSHVIEAKVAELVASARAEIDRVQEMGGAIAAVDYMKSELVSSHAARRARIESGEEVIVGVNKFESTEPSPLTADLDGAIMAADPEAEKTARASVEAWKAERDEAEVAEALEALAAAAATDANLMAPTLAAARAGATTGEWAATLRDVFGEYRGPTGVTGAAVAEAGAELAAVRERVRATGEELGGRLRLLVGKPGLDGHSNGAEQVAVRARDAGFEVVYQGIRLTPQQIVAAAVAEDVHCIGLSILSGSHMELVPDVLDGLRDAGLSDIPVIVGGIIPDSDGRRLRELGVAAVYTPKDYGLTEIMGGIVDVIRRANGLD from the coding sequence ATGAGCGAATCTGGAGGGCGGAAGGATCGCCCGTGGGTGATGCGGACGTACGCCGGGCACTCGACGGCCGAGGCGTCCAACGCGCTCTACCGCACCAACCTGGCCAAGGGGCAGACCGGTCTGAGCGTCGCCTTCGACCTGCCCACCCAGACCGGCTACGACCCCGACAGCCCGCTCAGCCGTGGCGAGGTCGGCAAGGTCGGCGTACCGGTCCCGCACCTGGGTGAGATGCGCAAGCTCTTCAGCGGGATCCCGCTGACCGAGATGAACACCTCGATGACCATCAACGCGGTCGCGATGTGGATGCTCGCGATGTACCAGGTGGTGGCCGAGGAGCAGAACCCCGACCTGTCGCCGGAGGAGGTCGCCGCCCAGCTGGCCGGCACCACCCAGAACGACATCATCAAGGAGTACCTCTCCCGCGGGACGTACGCGTTCCCGCCCGAGGCCTCGATGCGGTTGATCGCCGACATGATCGCCTACACGGTCCACCAGATCCCGAAGTGGAACCCGATCAACATCTGCAGCTACCACCTGCAGGAGGCGGGCGCCACGCCGACCCAGGAGCTCGCCTACGCGCTGAGCACCGCGATCGCGGTGCTCGACGAGGTGAAGGAGTCCGGCCAGGTCTCCGACGACGACTTCGAGACGGTCGTCGGGCGGATCTCCTTCTTCGTCAACGCCGGCGTGCGCTTCGTCGAGGAGACCTGCAAGATGCGGGCCTTCGTCCAGCTCTGGGACGAGATCACCCGCGAGCGCTACGGCGTCCAGGACCCGAAGATGCGCCGCTTCCGCTACGGCGTGCAGGTCAACTCGCTCGGGCTGACCGAGGCCCAGCCGGAGAACAACGTCCAGCGCATCGTGCTGGAGATGCTCGGCGTCACGCTGTCCAAGAACGCCCGCGCCCGCGCGCTCCAGCTGCCCGCGTGGAACGAGGCGCTCGGCCTGCCCCGCCCGTGGGACCAGCAGTGGTCGCTGCGCCTGCAGCAGGTGCTGGCCTTCGAGTCCGACCTGCTGGAGTACGACGACATCTTCGACGGCTCGCACGTGATCGAGGCGAAGGTCGCCGAGCTGGTCGCGAGCGCGAGGGCCGAGATCGACCGGGTCCAGGAGATGGGTGGCGCGATCGCCGCCGTCGACTACATGAAGTCCGAGCTGGTCTCGTCCCACGCCGCCCGGCGCGCCCGGATCGAGTCGGGCGAGGAGGTCATCGTCGGCGTCAACAAGTTCGAGTCGACGGAGCCCTCGCCGCTGACGGCCGACCTCGACGGCGCCATCATGGCCGCCGACCCCGAGGCGGAGAAGACGGCCCGGGCGAGCGTCGAGGCGTGGAAGGCGGAGCGCGACGAGGCCGAGGTCGCCGAGGCGCTCGAGGCGCTCGCCGCGGCCGCCGCGACGGACGCCAACCTGATGGCGCCGACCCTGGCCGCCGCCCGCGCGGGCGCGACGACGGGGGAGTGGGCCGCCACCCTGCGCGACGTCTTCGGCGAGTACCGGGGCCCGACCGGCGTCACGGGCGCGGCCGTCGCCGAGGCCGGTGCCGAGCTGGCGGCCGTACGCGAGCGGGTCCGTGCCACCGGGGAGGAGCTCGGTGGCCGGCTGCGGCTGCTCGTCGGCAAGCCGGGGCTCGACGGCCACTCCAACGGCGCCGAGCAGGTCGCCGTGCGCGCTCGCGACGCCGGCTTCGAGGTCGTCTACCAGGGCATCCGGCTCACCCCGCAGCAGATCGTCGCCGCAGCGGTGGCCGAGGACGTGCACTGCATCGGCCTGTCGATCCTGTCCGGGTCGCACATGGAGCTGGTGCCCGACGTGCTCGACGGCCTGCGCGACGCTGGTCTGTCCGACATCCCCGTGATCGTCGGCGGGATCATCCCGGACTCCGACGGCCGCCGGCTGCGCGAGCTCGGCGTGGCCGCGGTCTACACGCCCAAGGACTACGGGCTGACCGAGATCATGGGCGGGATCGTCGACGTGATCCGCAGGGCCAACGGGCTCGACTGA